A genomic region of Papaver somniferum cultivar HN1 chromosome 7, ASM357369v1, whole genome shotgun sequence contains the following coding sequences:
- the LOC113297492 gene encoding transmembrane protein 120 homolog, whose product MADSERKIIEEVSGVSELAKELQDSASTLISKSTHEEQSIRQRAIALGSNIRTLHSSIASAVQNGVIDRKDAEKLDEELYRAKCLLNDGDVASFLPIKQHGGFLRMFLGPICVRANKKDVQLKVKEEYNSYRDRTAFMFLLFPSALLLLRAYVWSGCLPTLPVQLYQAWLLFLYTSLALRENILRVNGSDIRAWWIYHHYCAMVMALVSLTWEIKGQPDCSQKQRGVQLFLQWAIMQGVAMLLQNRYQRQRLYTRIALGKAKRMDVVWGETAGVDGQLWLLCPILFILQGFEAYVGLLLLKTAMVGVVSEWQVIVCGILLVLMAVGNFANTVQTLMAKSRFKAKMKKSKSKQELEGSPKDSRS is encoded by the exons ATGGCGGATTCAGAAAGGAAGATTATTGAAGAAGTCTCAGGAGTTAGTGAATTAGCCAAGGAGTTACAAGATTCAGCATCAACCTTGATTTCGAAAAGCACACATGAAGAACAATCTATTAGACAACGAGCTATAGCCCTTGGTTCTAATATTCGCACGcttcattcttctattgcttctgctGTTCAAAATGGAGTTATTGATCGCAAAGATGCTGAAAAG CTGGACGAAGAATTGTATAGAGCCAAGTGCCTTTTGAATGATGGAGATGTTGCGTCATTTCTTCCTATCAAACAGCATG GTGGTTTCCTGAGAATGTTTCTTGGACCCATATGTGTACGCGCAAACAAGAAAGATGTTCAATTGAAAGTTAAAGAGGAATACAATAGTTATAGA GATAGAACGGCATTTATGTTTCTTCTGTTCCCATCTGCTTTACTACTATTAAGAGCATATGTTTGGAGCGGGTGCCTGCCAACATTACCAGTTCAGCTCTACCAG GCCTGGCTTTTGTTTCTCTATACAAGTTTGGCTTTGCGTGAGAACATATTGAGAGTGAATGGAAGTGATATTCGTGCATG GTGGATATATCATCACTATTGTGCTATGGTGATGGCGCTTGTCAGTCTCACATGGGAGATTAAAGGTCAACCTGATTGTTCGCAGAAGCAG AGAGGTGTTCAACTTTTTCTTCAATGGGCAATAATGCAAGGAGTTGCCATGCTACTACAAAATAGGTATCAGCGTCAGAGACTATATACTCGTATTGCGTTGGGAAAG GCAAAAAGAATGGATGTGGTGTGGGGAGAAACTGCTGGTGTAGATGGTCAATTGTGGCTGTTATGCCCTATACTATTCATTCTACAG GGTTTTGAAGCATATGTTGGACTATTGCTACTTAAGACTGCAATGGTTGGTGTTGTCTCGGAGTGGCAG GTAATAGTTTGTGGGATCCTCTTGGTGTTAATGGCGGTTGGCAACTTTGCCAACACAGTACAAACTTTGATGGCAAAATCAAGGTTCAAGGCAAAAATGAAGAAAAGCAAGAGCAAGCAAGAGTTGGAAGGCTCTCCCAAGGATTCGAGATCATAA